A window of the Flavobacteriales bacterium genome harbors these coding sequences:
- a CDS encoding MgtC/SapB family protein, whose product MWNELNTYFDLAPLTLKGIGMAVLCGSLVGIERQIFGKPAGIRTSILVCMGAYGFVVLANFGPGQHPDAGRIIGQIVTGVGFLGAGVMMTHSGNIMGVTSAAVIWILAAMGAFIGMERYASAFTLSLLTLFVLLGINWVERHVKPLGRGIHKPVDLDKEESGKTED is encoded by the coding sequence ATGTGGAATGAACTGAATACCTATTTTGATCTGGCCCCCCTTACTTTGAAGGGAATTGGAATGGCCGTCTTATGCGGAAGCCTTGTAGGTATTGAGCGGCAAATTTTTGGAAAGCCAGCCGGCATACGAACCAGTATCCTTGTGTGTATGGGCGCATATGGTTTTGTGGTTTTGGCAAACTTTGGACCGGGGCAGCATCCTGATGCCGGTAGAATAATAGGTCAGATCGTTACAGGTGTGGGATTTCTGGGCGCTGGTGTGATGATGACCCATAGCGGAAACATCATGGGCGTAACTTCGGCAGCAGTTATATGGATACTCGCTGCAATGGGTGCATTTATTGGCATGGAGCGTTATGCTTCCGCTTTTACATTATCCCTCCTCACATTGTTTGTGTTGTTAGGAATCAACTGGGTGGAAAGGCATGTTAAGCCCCTTGGACGTGGTATTCATAAACCGGTGGATCTGGATAAAGAAGAATCCGGAAAGACAGAAGATTAA